The following are from one region of the Cottoperca gobio chromosome 13, fCotGob3.1, whole genome shotgun sequence genome:
- the LOC115017712 gene encoding uncharacterized protein LOC115017712, which translates to MLKPQLHGELLHDCPPVFGKPWYWQRSSSAMESTRSLAQVIMEMRDDIKKLEAENRELRGDYGPRSFRAMPGDASPVSSAAVQRAGMDENPYVNLRRNASAPVLEGQYKENTVMTVRRYSISSNLSGVTMTEGRTDRAQASDSGWGRLQEDIQHANGIFGNSARGEVGKVTIRHSLHEYVHKNSAKVKTVTFLLPVDDIYTNRPVLTKHQEEPKITELASITETDS; encoded by the exons ATGTTAAAACCCCAGCTGCACGGCGAGCTTCTGCACGACTGCCCGCCGGTTTTTGGGAAGCCGTGGTACTGGCAGCGCAGCAGCAGCGCCATGGAGAGCACCCGCAGCCTGGCGCAGGTCATCATGGAGATGCGCGATGACATCAAGAAGCTGGAGGCGGAGAACCGAGAGCTGCGGGGAGACTACGGTCCGCGGTCATTTAGGGCCATGCCAGGGGACGCCAGCCCGGTGTCTTCAGCAGCAGTGCAGCGGGCGGGAATGGACGAAAACCCGTATGTGAACCTGAGACGAAATGCGTCTGCGCCAGTCCTGGAGGGACAATACAAAG AGAACACTGTCATGACTGTCCGAAGGTACTCTATAAGCTCCAACCTATCTGGTGTGACCATGACCGAGGGAAGGACTGACAGGGCACAGGCCAGTGACTCTGGATGGGGAAGACTACAGGAAGATATCCAGCATGCTAATGGCATCTTTGGTAACTCGGCCAGAGGAGAAGTGGGAAAAGTGACCATCAGGCACTCTCTGCACGAATATGTACACAAAAACAG TGCCAAGGTAAAAACTGTCACATTCCTTCTACCTGTGGATGACATTTACACGAACCGGCCAGTTCTGACCAAACACCAGGAGGAGCCTAAAATCACTGAGCTGGCTTCCATAACTGAGACAGATTCCTGA